The stretch of DNA AATAATGCTGTATTTTCTGTTGTAATCTTTGGTAGTATTCCCCACTCCGAATCTGAATTATTTTTTCGTTTAGCCAAAGAAGAAAGATATTTATCGGGTTACTTCGGGGGATCCAAGTGAACAAGGTGCTTCCCGATTTATTGCGCTTCGTCGCGGATAAAAAAGTATTGTGAAACATTCGCCAGTACGTTTCAAATAATGACGAAATATTTCGGCTGCTCTTTTTTTGAACAGATGTATTGTCTTTAGAATCTGATGCAATATGTAAATACGTACAAAGCTGAAACTGAAGAGAGAGCCAAAAAATGGtgtgcaaattttttgttatttgttttattgtatGTATAAATTGTTGAATTGATTCTTTTGTTCCAGTTTTTTAACCAAACGTGAATAAATTTCCTTCTTAGGGTAATAATGTAttgtaaaatgtattaaagaCCTTTTCAATGTAGTTCTAATTTTAACAACGGTTTACTAAGTATTAGttatacatttaataaatttttatgagaatctttaatctttaaaataattgttttaagtTAATGTAGGTCGTAGGTCGAACACGCGATTTCTGAGCTAAAATGAAATGTATTTTGTGTAATAATCTATGTTGTAATGATCCTAATGATCCTAGTAATTGAGCTATGTTCACAcaaactaaaattatatttagccACGCACATATATGTGGGAGTGATATTACTGAGGGAGTGATATTACTAGAATAACCCTACCTATCCCTAACCATCCCTAAGACAACGACGAGAAGTAGCGCATTCCAGAAGAAGACGAgccaaagaagaaaaagaCGAAACCAACGACGATAGGACGAGAACGACGAGTAGGAGCAGTATTTGACGAGATCTGATCCAAGGAAGACGTGCTTGTGTGAAGAGCAGAACGACGCGACGACGGTCTCAATTCTACTGACATTGTGACAttatttaatcatttaaataaaccctTAAACTTATATTCttcaaaactaataaaaacccCACATTTGGGGGCTCGTCCGGGATGTATCCGAGAAAGGTGAAAGTGATACGTGAAAGTTCTACTACGTGAAAGAGACACAAAAAACCCTTCGTGaaacatacattttttcaattatggcGTGTCTAAacgatttaatttcaaacaatttaaaaacagcaTCAAAGGCAAGCATTTGGGCTTTGCACAAATTCGTGTTTGAAAAAGAAGGAGACAGGAATAATCGCAAACGCCTTCGCGAATTTTCTGGCTTTCAATACGACGAAAATGACGCAGTATATAAAGCCAAAAGTGTGTACGTGCAGGCAAAACTGACTGAAAGGGATTTAATCTCAATATGCCTAGTTTTAGGCATAAGCCACGAAGTCGAAAACATGCAATTGCATATTTTTCGCAATCTTCGATTTGGCCAACTTCTCGCTGGCAACGAAGTGGAAGACCCAGAGGAATCTGATGAAGATGAAGAAGACGAAGAGGAGTATCAAAGCGACGACGAAATCGAGAGTGTCATTTCAAATTCCGCAAGAACAAATCCAACGAGTGAAAAAGACCGAAAGAAGAATTCGCAACCAGTGCCAATTCAATACAACGAAATGCCGCGTTTCGCTTTAAGTTTTCGCGATATAGAGGAATCTATAAAACAATTCGAAGGCACAGACGAAATTCCAGTCGAGGTCTGGATAAGTGATTTTGAAGACCAAGCTGTACTCATGGGTTGGAACGAAATGCAAAAGCTGATCTTTGCCAAAAAATCGCTCAAAGGTGTCGCGAAATTGTTTGTGTTGAGCGAGAAAGGAATAAATTCGTGGAGTGCTTTAAAAGAGTCTTTGTTAAGCGAATTCAGATCGAGAGTGAGCAGCAAACAAATACACATGCAACTTGGAGAGAGTAAACGACGCGCAACCGAAAGTGTACAGGAATATTTTTACCGTATGAAAGATATTGCCTCACGGGGAAATGTTGAAGAAGACGCTCTCATCCAATACGTGATCGACGGTATTGATGAACTCTCAATTAATAAATCCATGCTTTATGGAGCTATAAACATGACCGAATTTAAGGACAAGTTGAAGGACTACCAAACAATCAGTGCAAAATCTCATTTTGGCGAAAGCAGTGTGAAAGACAAGAAAGCTCAAGCGGCGCACAGTGGTACAAAAGGTGGTGTCAAGAAGGAAATCGTTTGCTACAACTGTGGCGAGAAGGGACATCTGTCTAGTGGTTGCAACAATAAAGAGAAGGGCAGGAAGTGTTTTAAATGCAACAAATTCGGTCACATCTCCAAAAATTGTCCCCAACGTGTCGAAACAGTCGATGAGTGCAAGCCAAACGCGCGAGTTTTAAGTGACCACAACAACATGACGAGCAAAGTTGTTTCAATTAAGTCACAAAATTGTATCGCACTGTTCGACACAGGCagcaaatttaatattttgcgtGAAGACCTTTACGAGGAGCTAGCTTTGCCGAAGCTGAAAGAGTGCAGTGTATATCTAATtggatttggtaaaaatcgcAATTCCAATAAGATCAAACCAATTGGACAGTGCAAGCAAGCAGTGTGGATCGACAACAGTGCCTACGATTTGAATTTCTTTATAGTTCCGCTCGATTGTATGGACACTCGAATGATCATTGGCGAGGAATTGTGTTTGCAAGCAGAAATATCGTTCGGTCCCAGTGGTTTGCGTGTGCGAAGTATAAATAATCTTTGCGAAGACAACATTCCAGCTAACTTGCTGAAAATTGACACGGTTATTAACAACGATGAACTCGATATAAACGAATCAGCCAGTGCGTGTGCGAAACAAAAAGTGCGTGAACTAATAATGAATTACAAGCCGGTAAAATCGAAGTCGACCAACATTGAAATGAAAATCCTTCTAAATGACGAATCGCCAATTTTCTCGCGCCCGCGCAGATTCGCTTTCGCTGAAACAAACGTGATCGACGAACAAATAGAACAGTGGTTGGATAACGGTATAATCGAGGAGTCTGATTCCGAATTTACAAGCCCGGTAGTACTTGCGAAGAAAAACGACGGTTCGCAACGACTCTGTATAGATTTCAGGCGTATAAACAAGGTAATCGTAAAAGATCATTTTCCCTTGCCCCTGATTGACGACCAACTTGACCGCTTGCAAGAAGCGTTGATATTCAGTACAATTGATTTGCGGAATGGCTTTTTCCATGTGCCAGTGGCCGAATCTAGCAGGAAGTACACCTCATTCGTGACGCAGAGTGGGCAATACCAATTCCTAAAGGTGCCCTTCGGTTTGTCCAACTCACCTGGTGTTTTTCAAAGACACATCAATGCGATCTTCCGAGTACTGACCCGTAGAGGAATCGCTCTCCCTTATGTAGACGACATAATTATCCCAGCGAAGGACGAAAAGGAGGCGGTGTCGAATCTCAACGAAGTTATATCAACTTGCAGCGAATATGGTCTCGAGCTCAACCTAAAGAAATGCCATTTTCTGCAGACCCGTATCCAGTTCTTAGGTCACATCATCGAGAACAAGACCATTTCTCCAACTCCTCAGAAGATCGACGCAGTTTCGAAGTTTAGGACGCCACAGAACCTAAAGCAACTAGAAAGTTTTCTAGGACTCACAGGATACTTTAGGAAGTTCATCCAGAATTATGCCCTGATTTCGAAACCCTTGACTGACcttaccaaaaataaagctGAATTTGCTATTGGCCCTGATGAAGAGAACGCTATTGAATCTTTAAAGAAATACCTGACTTCCACCCCTATTCTAGCTATTTACAACCCGAAGTACGACACCGAGGTACACACTGACGCCTCCATAGATGGGTTTGGCGCcgtgcttttacagaaatcaGCTGACGATGGCCAATTTCACCCAGTTTATTTTATGAGTAGGAAAACCACAGATGCTCAGCGTAAATATTCCAGCTACGAATTAGAGGTGCTAGCGATCATCGAAGCTATAACAAAGTTTAGAGTCTATCTACTTGGCATCCCTTTTAAGATTGTGACAGATTGCAATGCATTCACCAAGACGCTGGAAAAGCAAAGCCTGTGCACCAGAGTTGCACGTTGGGTACTGTTGCTTCAAGAGTACGACTACAAAGTCGAACACCGTTCAGGTACACGTATGAAGCACGTTGACGCTCTCTCTAGGTACCCAATAATGACAATCATAGACGACTCCATAGCACTTGGCTTTAAACAAGCTCAAGAAAAGGACGAACTCTTGAAAACGATCTGCAAAATAATTGAAGACTCCAACTCACCCTACGACGACTATTTTCTCAAGTCCGGAATCCTATACAAGATAGTTAACGACGCAGAACTTCTTGTTGTCCCCAGAGACATGGAAAGACAGATCATAGCCAGAGCACACGACCGAGGACATTTCGCCGTCAAAAAGACGAAGGAGATGATTTGCAACGAATATTTCATCCAAAACCTTGacgaaaaaatacagaaattcATCGACTGCTGTATTCCGTGCATTTTAAGCAACCGCAAGCGTGGCAAGCAGGAGGGCTGGCTACATCCATTGCACAAAGAAGATTTTCCACTGCACACTTACCACATCGACCACTTGGGTCCATTAGACTCTACAAGCAAGAATTACAAGCACATACTCGCCGTCATCGATTCCTTTACGAAGTTCTGCTGGCTTTATCCTACAAAGTCTACGACCTCAAGCGAAGTCATTACAAAACTACGAGGACAAAGTAACGTATTTGGCAACCCAGCTTGTATTATTTCGGATCGAGGTTCAGCTTTTACAGCCCAAGATTTTCTTCAATATTGCGacgatgaaaatataaaagtggTCAAGTCTACGACGGGTCTACCACGTGTAAATGGACAAGTGGAGAGACTGAATGCCATAATTATCCCAGTTTTGTCAAAACTCAGTGTGGATGATCCTACAAAATGGTACAGACACGTTGATCGAGTTCAACAAGCCATCAACTCTACTTTCTCGAGAAGCATCAACACCACACCTTTTGAGCTTCTAATCGGAGTCAAAATGAGGAATAAAGATGACCAGCAGCTTCGTGAACTCATCAACAACGAAACCATCGCGCTGTTTCAGGACTCTCGCAACGACTTAAGGCTGAAGgcaaaatcacaaattttaaagCTCCAAtcggaaaacaaaaagacGTACAATTTGCGACGCAAACCAGCAAGGCCTTACAACGTTGGCGACATGGTAGCCATTAAGCGCACACAATTTGGCGGAGGTCTCAAACTAAAGCCGAAGTTTTTGGGTCCTTACCAAATCACGAAAGTCAAGCACAACAACGCCTACGATGTCCAGAAAGTCGGCAGCTCAGACGGTCCAAAAATTTCTTCGACCTGTGCCGAATATCTCAAGCCATGGCCCACCCACGATGACAACGACGGAACATTCGAGGCGAATGTTTGATCAGGATGGCCGAATGTGGGAGTGATATTACTGAGGGAGTGATATTACTAGAATAACCCTACCTATCCCTAACCATCCCTAAGACAACGACGAGAAGTAGCGCATTCCAGAAGAAGACGAgccaaagaagaaaaagaCGAAACCAACGACGATAGGACGAGAACGACGAGTAGGAGCAGTATTTGACGAGATCTGATCCAAGGAAGACGTGCTTGTGTGAAGAGCAGAACGACGCGACGACGGTCTCAATTCTACTGACATTGTGACAttatttaatcatttaaataaaccctTAAACTTATATTCttcaaaactaataaaaaccccacatatatttaaatttccaacTGCCATAACCGCTTGTTCTGTTTCCTAACGAATGACAACTCTGTTCACTACCCGTTAAGCTCTCTCTGGCGCTCTCAGCCGTTTTCCCCCACGTGCTTTTCCATGCCGGTGGAGCTTTCACCTTGCTCTTGCTCCCATTTGTTTAGAGCTTCTTCTTCCCtgtaaacaaaaacacacGAACAGCTGCTTTTTAGCCCCCCTTTTAGTGTTGGTAAACATGGTGGATATTACACAGGCAATTTATGTAATTACGCTAAACAATCAAGTcgcataaattataaaataaagtcaTTAGGGATAAGCTGATGGCATTTCGGGCTGAATTCTGACTCACATTTGTTCCGGTGCGAAATAGTAACAACAGAACTAAAACCACAAAGCAGTGCCAAAAGCTCTTTGTTATTGAAAACCCCCCACAAAGTCAAAAGAGTCAAAAAATACAACCAAAATGCGTAGTGTTGGCAGGAAAACAACAAAGAGCTGCTCTTTGTAAGCCAAAAAACCAACCAGAAAAAGAAGTTGGGGAACACAAACTAATTGCCCGAAATGGGCTAGAtgggaaaaaacaaacaatcacGCTGGCGTGAGCGAGATAAAAACACCGGGGCAAACCGGCCCGAGCATTCATTTCTCTTTGGGACGACAAAAGCGACGGATCGTTCGTTGTTATTGATATTTCACTTCCATCCGTGGCTCCGTTCACATCGCACATTTTGTAAATAGAACGCGAAAATCCCCACGAAGCGTTAATTTTTGCATACAATGGAGTACCTGAGCTACGTGTACGAGAAAATCTTCGGAGGAAATCCACCGACAGACGACGACGACACGCAAGGGGCTTTCCACACGTGAGTGTTCCTTCCTCGTAAAAAAATCCCGATTCTTAATATTGGTTTTCCCCTCTTTAACTTTCAGGCCTCGCAAGGTCATCTGCTTCGGTAATGTCCTTCTAGACCGATTGGTTAAACTCGAGGATCCCGCACTCCTCGAGCGATTCGGCCTGGAACTGGGCTCCAAGGGAGAACTGGACATGGAGAAACTCAACCAGTTGGCAGCGGAGGCTTCAGAGAGGTAAGCAGcgctatttaatactattctaGAACATATAACAATCTAGGTGATTACGATAATCACTCCTTAAGACacttttttaaagaaacatcagaaaaaatattttatcccgccaagttttataaatatgtaataTAATTAGATCAGACGTTTAATGCCTGTAAGATATATTTTCTAACCTACATCAGTATTAACtaaaaagtcataaaactttaaaattaacaaaattatcccTTTTAATTTATCGATTAAACCGTATTTTTTGGttcttatttcttttcttttaaaacctgaagaatttgttggttttattttatagtgtAAATTATAAAAGACACAGCCATCTTGGAGTAAATAGGGTTTCTTAAACAAAGTGTAACAGCCAAACTGGTTTTCTTTTCGGAGATTCAAGTTGAGGAAGTTCTGAACCAGAGAGAAATCAGTTCATACTTTTAGCTTGAAATACAaacttaaatgtaatttttttcacGCCTTATACATGACTTTATTTTGATAAGCAGCAAATGTGAAATGTGAGATTTAGCAAGTTAAAGTAACAAAGATCAAGGTTGGTTTAGGGTTTCTTATATTTCATCCCTCTTGCAATAGATAATAATCCCAATTTAACTTACAGCTCCCAGTGCCTTACGAATCCGGGAGGCTCTGCCCTCAACACAGCCCGCATCCTGAAGCAACTGGGCACAGATGCGCTCTTCTTCGGAGCCGTGGGAGCCGATAAGCACGCCGAGGAGCTGCGCCTGATCTTCCGGGAACGCGGCATCGAGGCCAGGCTGCAGACCGTCGAGGATGCGCACACCGGTCAGTGTGTGTGCCTCGTGTACCAGGACAATCCCACGCTGTACGCCAATATCGGGGCCTCTGCCCAGTTCAAAGTGCAGACCCTGAGCCACGCCGTCAGCCACGAGGGTCAGAGCTTCCTGCGACCCGTGGAGCGCAAGCAGATCCTGTATGTGGAGGGCTTCTTCGTGCCCCAGCGTAGCGACGTATGCGACTACATAGTGCAGCATCTGGTGCGGGAAAGGCGACGCCTGGCCCTCAACCTCAGTGCTCCCTACATTGTGCGCAAGAATCCCCAGGCCATGCTGAAGCTGGCCCGCGTTGCCTTCTTCCTGTTTGGCAATCGCCAGGAGTTCGAGGCTCTGGCCGAGGCAGCCGGTGGATTCCGAAATGTCGACGAGCTGGCGGAGCATCTACTCCAGTCCGGCGGCACCAAGGTCATCTTCGTGACCAACGGCAGTTCGGGCGTCCAGGTGATCACCAACTACGTCGAGGAGCTGGCTCCTCCCGGACCCGTCAGCTTCGAGGACTACAGGGCGCAGCGCGTGGAGCAGTGTGTGGATTCCACGGGCGCTGGTGATGCCTTCGTGGCCGGATTTCTGCACGCCTGGCTGGAGAAGCGATCGCTGGGCGAGTGCATCCGCATGGCCTCCAACGTGGCCGCCAAGGTCGTCACCCAGGTGGGCTGCAATCTGCCCTAGACTTCGGTCGAACTGCATCGCAATCTCGGAAAGCGCACAATCAAGCACCAAAGTAGACTCATAGCTTGTAATTATTACCATAATCTCCACAAACTTTAGGCTTAGTCAAACACGGTTTATCCACGGTTTCACACACAAGCAATGATCTTGGTCATAATTGGACTAAAGTGATTTATATATCCTCTAATGAAAGATAAGAGAATTAATTCTGCTTTCCTAATTTGCCCATGTACAAACTGGGTTGTTCCGAGGTTCACTTATCGCTTTATGGACGATAAGTGTTCTGTTAATGTTATTCATTTCCAATTGAATAAAAcgtttaaattacaaatgagTTTTTTGCTTGTAATAAGTAgcaataaaaaagttgttgaaGTTTTTACGGGTTTTTAAACTGAGAAAATTTGTTTCCCGTTGCTTAGATTCCCAAGAagacaataaaattaatatattttatagacaGTAAAATTTCTACGAAACTGAAAACGGGAACAGACACTGTCAAGTACAAGTAGACCTAATTATATGTATCACATTGGAACATTTGTTTTGACCTTCGCAAGAACTGGGAGATAAAAAACTTAACTATTTAGTATAAAATGTGCCCACATCTAATCAAGTCATGCCATGAAATCACCGGAACActctttttaatgtttaaatatagatTTGAGAGAATCGCTGTGTGTACAGTGGGCATGAATGCTTATGTATCTTTTACTAAAATACTATTCTAAACTTTGATTAGttctaaaaatgaaaataaatttacaaatatattttttatgctgTCACGAAGCTTTGTTTACTTTCACCTATATTCACGTATTTTAATAATGGCCAGATAAATGAAAGCTTGTATACAGCTGGTGATTGTTCGACCTCGATTGCCTTGTTAATACGATTGTGTTATTCACTCGAGCGCCGGAGTTCCCAGCATCTGTACCGTTGTGTGAATCGTCACTCGAAGCCGTTATCATACACTTAATTCCCCCAGAGATCTcgaatacatatacatatctgGTATACATTCTTTGGGATGCTTTATTATCCGCAAACAAACGATTCTCATTTTCCTACGCCGGCTTACTCATACGTCttacgtatattatatatGTAGAATGTACATCCCACACGAGTCAGTCAATAAGTGACGAAGTTGGCCCAAAGAGAGCTCGCATGCCCAGATGCCATCAAAGTGAATTCCGCTTTTGTGCTGGCTGTGGGGGTGGATTGGGTTTGGCTTTAGCATTTGGCTTGGGCTGACACACATGTTTGCAAATCGTTAGCAAAAACTAAGCCGCATTTGGCATGCTTGTGCGAGCAGGCCTAAACCAGCTGATGCCGGAGGAACCGAACTGGAGACTCTGTAAGCCCTCAAAACAATAAAGAAGTCCGGGCTCAGGCCGAAAGCAATTCCGCACTTTAAAGGCCAATTCCCGGATCAGCGTAGTGAGCTGCCTAATTGGCAAGAAGCCGCTTAAACGGGCCAAGTGGAGCCAGGCTGGAAATGTGCTAAAGTCAATATTGGCACACCCACCCAATTGAGTTTATCGAGGGGTTCGCAGTCCGTACAGCTTAAATCACAACATCCTGCCCCTGTTAATTACtcgatattaattttataccGACTGGGTGGGAACCGAAGGAACTTTCTATGCTGTGGCCATGGGAACTCTGGCAATGCCAGTCCTTTGTCGGGTCCGTAATTAATGTCATCGTGTGGTTTATGGGGTTAACAGCCACTCCACAGTCGCAACTCCAACTCCCCTTTCGCTTCTATCCCTTTGAAGTCTGCGTGTGTGTAATGACCGTATCCAGACTAACCCAAGGCTCGACTAAGATCCTCACTAGCATGTGATAATTAAGCGTCCTCATTTGCCCAGTTTagcattttaatttacaataaattgtGCTTCGAAAATGGCTGTTGTCAAGGTAATAACCAAAAGAGTGCACTTGAAAAAGGATTGATGTTTCAAATCAGAAGGAGAactgaattaaataaatatagatttaaagtttatttttttcataatttgttGGATTTTTATTGGGATTTTTTAATCAGGTTGtcctatttaatttaaaaataaaaacataacttatcaatactttaaataaatattttgtatttaagccttattaatttttaaaaaatttttgcttAAAGGCCAtacactttaatattttttaattaatttaaaaatacacttttcttGCAGTGTGGGAAATGCACAAAAGGTTTGCCTTCCAGTTGATTTATGTGCAACGCTGCGTATGAGCAACCAAATGGGGCAGCTGTAACTGACATTGCATATTTGTCCTCCCACAGTCGCCGCccccctcccctttccccCCTTTAAATCCCAACCCCCCCTCAGATTCTCTGTCGAGCATGTTTGCACAaaatattgcgcatacgccgccAGTGCCCAACCTTCTTTGCCGTTCGGCTTTGTCCCTTTGCCTTTTTGCGGCATAACGCGCGGTTAAGTGGCCATAATGTGTGCCTTTATGGGCTTGGCATTGGCATTGGCATTGGACtcctttttggcttggtggctTGCTGGCTCGAAGCCCTTGTCCTGCTCCCATTTTAATTCCTTTGCCATATTTGCTGAGCCAGCATTGTTGCTGAATTATGTTATGCCAGTCGGTcgcttgttgatttttatattgttttttttgtgtctgaACTGGACTCGGTTCCATTTCCtgttcctgctcctgctgttcTTTTACCTCCTCATGATAAGCGACCAGGCCAAAATATTTGGCTCTGGCATGTTTGCTCAGTTGTTTGCGGATAATCCggttttattgtttaataagTCATGCCGGCTATCGCTCCCGACTGTCCAGACTGTCCAACCTGTCCGGCCTCCCGTCCGATTTTCCCAGAGTGTCTGACTGCAAACGTTAGCGGCTCGTTGGCTTTTTGACTGCCTGTGCGACAGAGCATGGAAGACCTTTCTTTGGGTTGgggatttttttgggtgtgggtTTGGGAGAACGTGGCAAAATCGATGGCCAAATTAAATGGggatttacatattgaacaaGAGTATGTGCTTTAATTTAAAGGGAACTTCCAgcaatttttgtattattgttAACAATAATACAGATTTAAGTAGTCCTACTAGTATAGTTAGCATCTGGATAtacaaatagattttattaagAAAACCAAATTCTATACAAGTGGATATTGTGGAAGGGAGGCCACGCCACACATGTTGTTGGCGTTTCTAGCCAGTCTAAGGTAGCCATTCTCGCCCCATTCTGTTCCATAAGAGTTCTTGATTAGCCAGTAGTCGGTCCCCATTGAATTGGTTCCAAATCCTACCACGAGCACGGAGTGACTTAGGTTGATCCTCTCTGACCTGCATGTCGGAATACTCAAGATGCCAGCGGAGTACTGGTTGAATTCCTCGTGAAGATGGTCAATGGACACAGCCACTGGCCCAATGTTGTAGACCACTTCGGCCAGTTCCCGTTCATCAGTGTTATTTAGAGTAACATAGTCGCGAAGGGTGGCTGCACTGCATTGGGGATTCTAGAGACAATTCCTTCGCTTCGGTTCGTAGGGATAGGATGCCTTCGTGGCAATGCCGTGATTCCTTATGTGCTTGAAGGCCACGCTTACCCATCCACCTTTGCAGCCGTCGTTTGGATCGGCTACGCAGTCCACTAAATGTTTGGGAGACAACGGAATTAGACTGGAGTGCTTCTTCGCCAGATGCGCCTCCAGGGCACCCGAGGCCGAAAAAGCCCAGCAACTTAGGCATTCGGTGCCCTGATTTTCCACGGCAGAAATACACCCGTACTGTCGCCAGTCTATTCCCCCGCGTATCTGGTCGTATTTCTTGTATCCTGGTGGTTTCTCCACGAACCCAATATTAGGTTCCGGGGGCGATGCAATCGACGATCGATATCTGAGGAGTATTCCCTGGTCGGTGTCGGAGAACTCAGTTATGCCCATCCGGAATCCCACTTTTCCCTGCCAATAGAGCCTGTTGTGCTCGGCCACAGCTTGGACCCTGCGGTCCAATAACTCCCGGTGGTATTCGTCGTCCGAAGGGTAGTGCTTTTTGTATCTTTCCTTGTACTGGGCCCACTGCAAATCGGTCACCAAACTCATTCCCGATTCCACAAGGAAAAGGAGGACCAGTACttgcattaaaaataactGAAGAGTTATCATTGCGTTCTGGTCTCGTCCAATGCAGATTTAAAACTGATTCACAGCATGACGAACTCAAGATGAGTTTTTCTTGTCGAGTGCATTTACTTGAGCACCAGATAAGCGGTCATTTATTGCTTAAAAGAACTACATATAAAAGATTGAGTATAGGAGTTTGACCTTATTGCACCTAcgtaaaccattttaaaattcatacaTAATCTATACAAAACTCAaaacaattg from Drosophila takahashii strain IR98-3 E-12201 chromosome 2R, DtakHiC1v2, whole genome shotgun sequence encodes:
- the Adk3 gene encoding uncharacterized protein Adk3, which produces MEYLSYVYEKIFGGNPPTDDDDTQGAFHTPRKVICFGNVLLDRLVKLEDPALLERFGLELGSKGELDMEKLNQLAAEASESSQCLTNPGGSALNTARILKQLGTDALFFGAVGADKHAEELRLIFRERGIEARLQTVEDAHTGQCVCLVYQDNPTLYANIGASAQFKVQTLSHAVSHEGQSFLRPVERKQILYVEGFFVPQRSDVCDYIVQHLVRERRRLALNLSAPYIVRKNPQAMLKLARVAFFLFGNRQEFEALAEAAGGFRNVDELAEHLLQSGGTKVIFVTNGSSGVQVITNYVEELAPPGPVSFEDYRAQRVEQCVDSTGAGDAFVAGFLHAWLEKRSLGECIRMASNVAAKVVTQVGCNLP